In Arthrobacter sp. CDRTa11, one DNA window encodes the following:
- a CDS encoding LysR family transcriptional regulator, with translation MDIDPRRLRVLLAVARTGGVLAAADELGITASAVSQQLTKLEDETGHAMVVRTPKGSVLTPAGLAVAEAGEEIERALSVARARIEGGAKIAGVVRVGGFTSFIRTVVIPRLPEWRSQYPQLQIRIVEDDFPALMRMLRQRQLDAVVVELDSTTSESRSLSAGMSEEPLLDEPWKLVVPAGALLSTENIDLGRLPLPWLGVDPIAANSAVLGRLRQSTGTQMETVHQYQETLTALALVAAGEGIAIVPTLALSGVAHDGVDVLDVPGLGTRRIVLRRFDRRRSTSTPLDTVARLLRESAGAFDTRSAP, from the coding sequence ATGGATATCGACCCGCGCAGGCTGCGCGTTCTTCTTGCCGTTGCCCGCACGGGCGGGGTGCTCGCCGCCGCTGACGAGCTGGGAATTACGGCCTCCGCCGTCTCACAGCAGCTCACCAAATTGGAGGACGAGACGGGGCACGCCATGGTGGTGCGCACGCCCAAAGGCTCAGTTTTGACCCCCGCCGGCCTGGCAGTGGCGGAAGCCGGCGAGGAGATTGAACGCGCACTCAGCGTCGCCCGCGCCCGGATCGAAGGCGGGGCCAAGATCGCAGGGGTCGTCCGCGTCGGCGGATTCACCAGCTTCATTCGGACGGTGGTGATTCCGCGCCTGCCTGAGTGGCGCTCCCAGTACCCGCAATTGCAGATCCGGATCGTCGAGGACGACTTCCCTGCCCTGATGCGGATGCTCCGCCAGCGCCAGCTCGACGCCGTCGTGGTGGAGCTCGATTCGACGACGTCCGAATCGCGTTCACTTTCCGCCGGCATGTCCGAGGAGCCCCTGCTCGACGAGCCATGGAAACTGGTGGTTCCTGCAGGCGCCCTGCTTTCCACGGAGAACATCGATCTTGGCCGGCTGCCGCTTCCGTGGCTCGGCGTCGACCCCATAGCCGCCAACTCTGCAGTGCTTGGCAGGCTCCGTCAGTCAACGGGCACGCAGATGGAAACCGTGCATCAGTACCAGGAAACACTGACCGCCCTCGCGCTCGTCGCTGCGGGCGAGGGTATTGCTATCGTGCCCACTTTGGCGTTGAGTGGCGTCGCCCACGACGGCGTGGACGTCCTGGACGTCCCCGGGCTCGGAACGCGACGGATCGTTCTGCGCCGGTTCGACCGACGACGGTCAACCAGTACGCCGCTGGACACCGTGGCACGCCTTCTACGGGAATCGGCCGGGGCGTTCGACACGCGGTCGGCACCCTGA
- a CDS encoding phospholipase D family protein, with translation MNGSPDYWFLGAAERGNDATRVHAGGAGLSSWSEGNLVRPLIHGAAYFTRLHEELSALQAGDRVWFTDWRGDGDEQLTADGPAIGELLARLARAGVEVRGLIWRSHGERVSAPMSNRSNELLSRQINDAGGEVLLDQRVRIFGCHHQKLFVIRSGSDPSRDVAFVGGIDLSHSRRDDADHAGDPQAVDMDPRYGKQPPWHDAAVELRGPVVADVLELFAERWNDPHPLDHRTPYRMLLQRLADMPRHPEPLPETAPPPPPAGPHAVQLLRTYGVKHPPFPFAPAGERSVARAYTKAFGLARSLIYIEDQYLWSAEVAAGIAAALEQNPGLNVIAVVPRYPDSDGPLGGPPKRLGQLRAIETIRRAAPDRFRVFNLENTAGTPIYVHAKICIIDDTWFTCGSDNFNRRSWTTDSELTCAVIDTTAGGQEAPGADTGPGASRPLAYSVRLQLWAEHLGLDESDPQLHDPADGLRLWNAAADALDHWHETGSNSPRPPGHVRHHSTEPVSSLQRLWAAPANRFLVDPDGRPRKLRGTTKF, from the coding sequence GTGAACGGTAGTCCTGATTACTGGTTCTTGGGTGCCGCTGAGCGGGGAAATGACGCCACCCGCGTGCACGCCGGCGGCGCAGGACTATCGTCCTGGTCCGAGGGCAACCTGGTGCGGCCCCTGATTCACGGGGCCGCCTACTTCACCCGGCTGCATGAGGAGCTGTCCGCTCTTCAGGCGGGAGACCGTGTCTGGTTCACCGACTGGCGTGGCGACGGCGACGAGCAGCTTACGGCGGACGGACCGGCGATCGGCGAGTTGTTGGCCCGGTTGGCGCGGGCGGGAGTGGAAGTGCGCGGCCTGATCTGGAGATCCCACGGCGAGCGCGTGTCCGCCCCCATGAGTAACCGGTCCAATGAGCTGCTCAGCCGCCAGATCAACGACGCCGGCGGCGAGGTGCTGTTGGATCAGCGCGTGCGCATCTTCGGTTGCCATCACCAGAAATTGTTCGTCATCCGCAGCGGCAGCGACCCGTCGCGGGATGTCGCGTTCGTTGGCGGGATCGACCTCTCCCACAGCCGGCGGGACGACGCCGATCACGCGGGAGACCCGCAGGCGGTGGACATGGATCCCCGGTACGGGAAACAGCCTCCGTGGCACGATGCCGCCGTCGAACTGCGGGGCCCGGTGGTGGCAGATGTGCTCGAGTTGTTCGCGGAAAGGTGGAATGACCCCCATCCCCTGGACCATCGCACACCGTACCGGATGCTCCTGCAACGCCTGGCCGATATGCCCCGGCACCCCGAACCCCTGCCCGAGACCGCGCCCCCGCCGCCACCGGCCGGCCCCCACGCCGTTCAGCTGCTGCGCACCTACGGCGTGAAGCATCCGCCGTTCCCCTTCGCCCCTGCTGGTGAGCGGAGCGTTGCCCGGGCGTACACGAAAGCTTTCGGTCTGGCCCGTTCGCTGATCTACATCGAGGACCAGTACCTGTGGTCGGCAGAAGTGGCAGCCGGAATCGCTGCGGCCCTCGAACAGAACCCCGGGCTGAACGTGATCGCCGTGGTTCCCCGCTACCCGGATTCAGACGGTCCGCTCGGAGGGCCACCCAAGCGGCTGGGGCAACTGCGTGCCATCGAAACGATACGCCGCGCTGCACCCGACAGGTTTCGCGTGTTCAATCTGGAGAACACAGCAGGGACCCCGATCTACGTGCATGCCAAGATCTGCATCATCGACGACACTTGGTTCACGTGCGGGTCGGACAACTTCAACCGTCGGTCCTGGACCACGGACAGCGAGCTTACCTGCGCAGTCATCGACACCACGGCCGGTGGGCAGGAAGCGCCCGGCGCAGACACTGGACCGGGCGCTTCCCGTCCCTTGGCCTACAGCGTCCGGCTCCAACTCTGGGCCGAACATCTGGGACTCGACGAGAGTGACCCCCAGCTCCACGATCCGGCGGACGGCCTCCGACTGTGGAACGCCGCCGCCGACGCTCTGGACCACTGGCACGAAACCGGTAGCAACTCGCCCCGGCCCCCTGGACATGTGCGGCACCACAGTACAGAACCGGTTTCGTCACTTCAGCGTCTTTGGGCGGCTCCTGCAAACCGCTTCCTAGTTGACCCGGACGGCCGCCCCCGCAAGTTGCGCGGCACTACCAAGTTTTAG
- a CDS encoding helix-turn-helix transcriptional regulator, with protein sequence MVDAAVSEGLEEGERLLSSTEWAAAASAFESVLAVHDEPAAHDGLGRALWWLRDVDRAIAERTAAYAGFRRLGQDARAFRAAVWLAREYAEVLGSEPVSRGWFARAEGLASGLPDGAEVGWLAVTRGLLRADPAMAREDAGAALRVARSSGDPDLEATALALLGLGTIAAGDVSEGMTLVDEAMVVVTAGELQDKMVFGDVCCMVTRASEEACDASRLSQWNKIVMRFMQRTGHLTLLQFCGTCCAEIFLASGDIASAEGWLTKTLHELDQGGHRARCIHPAAKLAELRLLQGRVEDASRLLAGFEDRPDALLATAAVRFAAGDTAVAAALLHRRIHEVVGGLLAVPLLALLAEVQMAQSDAGQALETAKRLDEVAAETHWPKAIGASHLTAGRVASDGGDVASAQKRLESAIAIFGELNMPLEAARARLSLAEALRDSDREVAVYEAGVALAVFDEAGAAGMADKAAALLRALGGPARTGPKAFGLLSRREREVLELLAEAKTNAEIGARLFISAKTVEHHVSNILAKLHLRSRVEAAGFALRSSRPE encoded by the coding sequence ATGGTGGATGCCGCGGTGTCTGAGGGCCTTGAGGAAGGTGAGCGCCTTCTCTCTTCTACCGAGTGGGCGGCTGCGGCTTCGGCGTTTGAATCCGTGCTGGCCGTCCATGACGAACCGGCGGCACATGATGGCTTGGGACGTGCGTTGTGGTGGCTTCGCGATGTTGACCGGGCCATTGCTGAGCGCACGGCGGCTTACGCCGGTTTTCGCCGCCTCGGACAGGACGCGCGTGCCTTCCGGGCAGCAGTGTGGTTGGCGCGTGAGTATGCGGAGGTACTGGGCAGCGAGCCGGTCAGCCGCGGTTGGTTTGCCCGCGCGGAGGGTCTTGCATCCGGACTGCCCGACGGTGCCGAGGTCGGTTGGTTGGCCGTCACGCGCGGCCTGTTGCGGGCCGACCCGGCAATGGCACGGGAGGACGCCGGGGCGGCTCTGAGAGTTGCGCGGAGCTCGGGTGACCCGGATCTTGAGGCGACGGCCTTGGCGCTGCTCGGACTTGGGACTATCGCGGCCGGTGACGTCTCGGAGGGCATGACGCTCGTTGACGAGGCGATGGTGGTGGTTACCGCCGGGGAACTTCAGGACAAGATGGTTTTCGGCGATGTGTGCTGCATGGTCACGCGGGCCAGCGAAGAGGCCTGTGATGCGTCCCGGCTGAGTCAGTGGAACAAAATCGTTATGCGTTTCATGCAACGCACTGGCCACCTCACGCTGCTCCAATTCTGCGGCACCTGCTGCGCTGAGATTTTCCTGGCCTCCGGTGACATCGCAAGCGCCGAGGGATGGCTCACCAAGACGCTGCACGAACTGGATCAGGGCGGCCACCGCGCACGGTGCATACACCCGGCAGCAAAATTAGCTGAATTGCGGCTGCTCCAGGGCCGTGTGGAGGATGCAAGCCGGCTGCTCGCGGGCTTTGAAGATCGCCCCGATGCATTGCTTGCGACGGCGGCAGTCCGCTTTGCTGCCGGTGACACAGCCGTGGCGGCCGCGCTGTTGCATCGCCGCATCCATGAGGTCGTCGGCGGCCTTCTCGCCGTCCCTTTGCTCGCGCTGCTCGCCGAGGTCCAGATGGCACAAAGCGACGCTGGCCAAGCATTGGAAACGGCCAAGCGTCTTGACGAGGTCGCTGCCGAAACTCATTGGCCGAAGGCTATCGGGGCCTCGCACCTTACGGCCGGCCGTGTCGCATCCGATGGTGGGGACGTTGCCTCGGCCCAGAAGCGGCTCGAATCAGCAATCGCGATCTTCGGTGAACTCAACATGCCACTCGAGGCCGCCCGTGCCAGGCTGTCACTTGCCGAAGCCCTGCGTGATTCGGACCGCGAAGTCGCCGTCTACGAGGCAGGTGTGGCCCTGGCCGTGTTCGACGAGGCGGGTGCCGCAGGCATGGCTGACAAGGCTGCGGCGCTTCTACGCGCCCTTGGCGGCCCCGCCCGGACGGGCCCCAAGGCTTTCGGCCTGCTCTCACGGCGGGAACGCGAGGTGCTCGAGCTGCTCGCTGAAGCCAAGACGAACGCCGAAATCGGGGCCCGCCTGTTCATCAGCGCCAAGACTGTCGAGCACCATGTGAGCAACATCCTCGCCAAGCTGCACTTGCGCAGCCGCGTCGAAGCAGCAGGGTTCGCCCTGCGCTCCTCCCGCCCTGAATAG
- a CDS encoding SRPBCC family protein has translation MKQQRTAGNVLSQEVAVTVREHTTAPAYAVFDVLTNLPGHLQWGGAEASTLLSMAAPEGQAPAGTEFSSTAEDRICRIRNSSVVTEAVRPLRFEQVTESALVSKKNGTTADWVLVHRYEIEADGNQSNVTYTCRLVRATGLPGLLAMFGIPVLRSIASVQWARASRAGLRRLIAAAETAAQGEPAPTTRKEQDNGKAND, from the coding sequence ATGAAGCAGCAACGAACAGCGGGCAACGTCCTCTCACAAGAAGTGGCGGTCACCGTCCGTGAGCACACCACTGCCCCTGCATACGCAGTCTTCGATGTCCTCACCAATTTGCCTGGACACCTCCAATGGGGAGGAGCCGAGGCTTCCACGCTTCTGTCCATGGCTGCACCGGAGGGACAGGCGCCCGCCGGAACCGAGTTCAGCTCCACAGCTGAAGACCGGATCTGCCGAATCCGAAATTCGTCGGTAGTGACCGAAGCCGTTCGGCCGTTGAGGTTTGAGCAGGTCACCGAGTCCGCCCTGGTTTCGAAGAAGAACGGGACGACGGCGGACTGGGTCCTGGTGCACCGCTACGAAATCGAGGCGGACGGAAACCAGAGCAACGTCACCTACACCTGCCGGCTGGTCCGGGCGACTGGGCTGCCGGGCCTATTGGCGATGTTCGGGATCCCGGTCCTGCGGTCAATCGCCTCGGTTCAATGGGCGCGGGCAAGCAGAGCAGGACTGCGGCGGCTCATCGCCGCAGCGGAAACCGCGGCGCAGGGTGAGCCTGCGCCAACAACAAGGAAAGAACAAGACAATGGCAAAGCTAACGATTGA
- a CDS encoding ATP-binding cassette domain-containing protein, with the protein MTFRPAPLRAAAALAVVFIAARVIYRILFYGAGIGEPVLLDLPPVRLPAPFAHVVLLGPVTGPGLWQAVLSALPIAGIILGFGILNAWVDIARGFVHLARRGPMQGIARMLVVAWAALPALADAVTSVRLAFRLRGEKFGARALVPVLERTLEHAGRVAAALELRGFGSRAAHSSNNDGDNPLLVRDAQFRIGDAQVRVAGFTPSSGSITVITGPTGSGKSTILRGIAGLLSHVDGGEISGTVRVGGADRATTPPRDTARLIGVILQNPRAAFASTRVRDEISLALELRGMASGAVKARVLEVAESIGVEALLDRNLSTLSAGEATLVAIAAAVVERPPLLLVDEPLADLDTSARRHVIAVLSALAHESGVCVIVAEHRAEQLVPVADSWWTIDGGALVPGSAPAARSHPLEASPTPAAPADLVPVLTATNLAVHRKGKPLVREASLTLHRGEVVALVGPNGAGKSSLLVALALGEGTGGGGTADGGTGGQNMLGGGRVALVPDASDDLFTRDTVAAELRAAERRQARRKNGAKPEPGSAASHLARLRGDVSIPIGHEHPRDLSAGERRILAIALQTMDDPQVLLIDEPTRGLDPAARAAVSTALRAAADAGAAVMIATHDHDFAQGLGARILPMSDGVAPSSAAAHVPEEPLPARQPAGAGPRSSVLDETDSQSAARKPRIRMPRGVELVVLAAANILALAAFCWPLLAAALPQDAAAALPYAALAIAPLAVVAIVVSLDGSVSSAHTVALLGVLAAVGSAVRVASTGVGGVEAVFILLILAGRAFGARFGLLLGAATIAVSSALWSGIGPWTPFQIFACAWVGAGAGLLPRRVRGKAELWMLCGYGVVASYVFGLLTNLWFWPFAVGAGTGISYVPGAPLGTNLSSFLLYSLVTSTAGWDTLRAVTTIVGIILVGRAVLAAFRRVKPVASMGRQAAKAQSIQAKDRLQLRV; encoded by the coding sequence ATGACGTTCCGACCCGCGCCGTTACGTGCAGCGGCGGCTCTCGCCGTCGTCTTCATCGCGGCGCGGGTCATCTACCGCATCCTTTTCTACGGGGCGGGCATCGGCGAACCGGTCCTGCTCGACCTGCCGCCGGTGCGGCTGCCTGCCCCGTTCGCCCATGTGGTCCTCCTCGGTCCCGTCACGGGACCCGGCTTATGGCAGGCGGTTCTGTCCGCCCTGCCGATCGCCGGGATCATCCTCGGTTTCGGCATCCTCAACGCCTGGGTGGACATAGCCCGCGGTTTCGTGCACCTGGCCCGACGCGGACCCATGCAGGGCATTGCCCGGATGCTGGTGGTTGCATGGGCGGCGCTGCCGGCACTTGCCGACGCCGTCACCTCCGTGCGCCTGGCCTTCCGGTTGCGGGGCGAAAAGTTTGGAGCCCGCGCCCTGGTGCCCGTACTTGAGCGGACCCTGGAGCACGCCGGCCGGGTTGCCGCGGCCTTGGAGCTGCGCGGTTTCGGGAGCCGGGCAGCGCATAGCTCCAATAACGACGGCGACAATCCGCTTCTGGTGCGGGACGCACAGTTCCGCATTGGCGATGCGCAGGTGCGCGTTGCCGGCTTCACGCCGTCGAGCGGTTCAATCACGGTCATTACCGGGCCCACCGGCTCCGGCAAGTCCACCATCCTGCGGGGCATCGCCGGCCTCCTCTCCCACGTTGACGGCGGAGAAATCTCCGGTACCGTCCGCGTCGGCGGAGCGGACCGCGCCACCACGCCTCCACGCGATACCGCCCGCCTTATCGGCGTCATTTTGCAGAATCCGCGCGCAGCGTTCGCCAGCACCCGGGTCCGTGATGAAATCTCCCTCGCGCTTGAGCTGCGCGGCATGGCTTCCGGCGCCGTCAAGGCCCGGGTGCTGGAGGTCGCCGAGAGCATCGGGGTGGAAGCCCTGCTGGACCGGAATCTCAGTACCCTTTCGGCGGGTGAGGCCACGCTCGTGGCCATCGCCGCCGCCGTGGTGGAGCGCCCGCCCCTGCTCCTGGTTGATGAGCCCCTGGCCGATCTTGACACCTCAGCACGCCGGCACGTCATCGCCGTGCTCAGCGCCCTGGCCCACGAATCCGGTGTGTGTGTCATCGTGGCGGAGCACCGGGCGGAGCAGCTGGTACCGGTTGCCGACTCGTGGTGGACCATCGACGGCGGCGCCCTGGTGCCCGGTTCCGCGCCAGCCGCGCGTTCGCACCCTCTCGAGGCCAGTCCGACGCCGGCAGCGCCAGCGGATCTCGTGCCCGTTCTGACTGCCACTAACCTTGCCGTGCACCGCAAGGGCAAGCCACTCGTCCGCGAAGCGTCGCTGACCCTGCACCGCGGCGAGGTGGTGGCCCTGGTGGGGCCGAACGGGGCCGGGAAGTCGTCCCTCCTGGTGGCGCTCGCGCTCGGTGAGGGAACGGGTGGTGGCGGAACAGCCGACGGCGGCACGGGCGGTCAGAACATGCTCGGCGGCGGCCGCGTCGCCCTCGTCCCGGACGCCTCGGACGATCTCTTCACCAGGGATACTGTCGCAGCAGAGCTGCGCGCCGCCGAGCGGCGCCAGGCGCGCCGAAAGAACGGCGCCAAGCCTGAGCCGGGTTCCGCAGCTTCCCATCTGGCCCGGCTGCGGGGAGACGTCAGCATACCTATCGGACACGAGCATCCCCGGGACCTCTCTGCCGGTGAGCGCAGGATCCTTGCCATCGCGCTGCAGACCATGGACGACCCCCAGGTTCTCCTGATCGACGAGCCCACCCGCGGACTCGATCCAGCAGCGCGCGCAGCAGTCTCCACGGCACTGCGGGCCGCAGCGGACGCCGGCGCGGCCGTCATGATCGCCACACATGACCACGACTTTGCCCAAGGCCTCGGCGCGCGGATCCTTCCGATGAGTGACGGCGTCGCGCCTTCGTCCGCGGCAGCCCATGTTCCTGAAGAGCCGCTTCCGGCTCGCCAGCCAGCAGGTGCCGGGCCACGATCAAGTGTCCTCGACGAAACAGACTCCCAGAGCGCGGCCAGGAAGCCCCGCATCCGGATGCCGCGGGGCGTCGAGCTCGTAGTTCTCGCTGCCGCAAACATTTTGGCCCTTGCGGCGTTCTGCTGGCCTTTGCTCGCCGCGGCCCTCCCCCAGGATGCCGCCGCGGCGCTCCCGTATGCGGCGCTGGCCATCGCGCCGCTCGCCGTCGTTGCCATCGTGGTGTCGCTGGACGGCTCGGTCAGCTCCGCGCACACGGTGGCGTTGCTCGGTGTCCTGGCCGCCGTCGGCTCGGCGGTGCGGGTGGCAAGTACCGGCGTCGGGGGCGTGGAGGCAGTGTTTATCCTGCTGATCCTGGCCGGCCGGGCCTTCGGGGCCCGTTTCGGGCTGCTGCTGGGCGCCGCCACCATCGCCGTCTCCAGTGCCCTGTGGAGTGGCATCGGGCCGTGGACACCATTCCAGATCTTCGCCTGCGCGTGGGTGGGCGCCGGGGCCGGCCTGCTCCCCCGACGCGTGCGCGGCAAAGCCGAACTGTGGATGCTGTGCGGCTACGGCGTGGTGGCGTCCTACGTGTTCGGCCTGCTGACCAACCTGTGGTTCTGGCCCTTCGCGGTAGGCGCCGGCACCGGCATCTCCTACGTGCCCGGCGCACCTCTGGGCACCAACCTCAGCAGCTTCCTGCTCTACTCGCTGGTGACGTCAACGGCGGGCTGGGACACGCTGCGTGCCGTCACCACCATCGTCGGAATCATTCTGGTGGGCCGGGCCGTTCTCGCCGCGTTCCGGCGGGTCAAGCCGGTCGCCAGCATGGGCAGGCAAGCCGCAAAGGCTCAATCAATCCAGGCCAAAGACCGGCTTCAACTCAGGGTCTGA
- a CDS encoding acyl-CoA dehydrogenase family protein, with product MTTPSITAQEAHTRVPEEFPAGTVEPEYVLTDPPEIDPAGVFVNIGAADRAYWARARTFVQEEVLPVIGGYWERAEYPLHLVRRMGELDLLRDGVQVEGFAPMSKLAAGLVSMEISRGDGSLSTAIGVQGGLAMRSIAYCGSGEQKDRWLPALSRADDFAAFGLTEPTHGSDSVGLETSATRTDGGFLLNGEKKWIGNGSIGGLTVIWARAEDGQVHGYLVPQESPGYRATVIEGKSSLRAIWQAHIRLENVFVPASNELPGATSFKDVARILLATRVSVAWCAVGQATACYETAVQYAAQRKQFGRPLAASQIVQERLARMQSELVTMQLMALQATRLDETGNLTPEQASLAKFTCTRTARTIAANARDLLGGNGILVANRVARHMADIEALHTYEGTETIQALIIGRSITGISAFA from the coding sequence ATGACGACGCCGTCAATCACCGCCCAAGAGGCCCATACCCGCGTACCGGAAGAGTTCCCGGCCGGAACAGTTGAACCCGAGTATGTTCTGACCGATCCACCTGAAATTGATCCTGCCGGTGTGTTTGTCAACATCGGTGCGGCAGACCGTGCTTACTGGGCTCGCGCCCGGACCTTTGTCCAGGAGGAAGTGCTGCCGGTCATCGGCGGCTACTGGGAGCGAGCGGAGTACCCACTGCATCTAGTACGGCGGATGGGCGAGCTTGATCTGCTACGGGATGGCGTTCAGGTTGAAGGTTTCGCCCCAATGAGCAAGCTGGCAGCCGGGCTGGTGTCCATGGAGATCAGCCGGGGCGACGGGTCCCTGAGCACCGCCATTGGCGTCCAGGGCGGACTGGCCATGCGCTCGATCGCATACTGCGGGTCAGGGGAGCAGAAGGACCGATGGCTGCCTGCTCTGTCGCGGGCGGATGACTTTGCTGCCTTCGGCCTGACCGAGCCGACCCACGGCTCGGATTCCGTAGGCCTGGAGACCTCCGCCACCCGCACCGATGGAGGTTTCCTGCTTAACGGCGAGAAGAAGTGGATCGGCAACGGTTCGATTGGCGGACTCACAGTGATCTGGGCACGAGCCGAAGACGGACAAGTCCACGGGTACCTCGTCCCCCAGGAATCCCCCGGATACAGGGCTACGGTCATCGAAGGCAAATCTTCGCTGCGGGCCATCTGGCAGGCGCATATCCGGCTGGAGAACGTCTTCGTTCCGGCCTCTAACGAATTGCCTGGCGCCACCTCCTTCAAGGACGTCGCCCGAATCCTGTTAGCCACTCGTGTCAGCGTCGCCTGGTGCGCCGTCGGCCAGGCGACCGCCTGCTACGAGACCGCGGTACAGTACGCCGCGCAACGCAAACAATTTGGCCGGCCCCTGGCCGCATCCCAGATCGTGCAGGAACGCCTGGCCCGGATGCAGAGCGAACTGGTCACCATGCAACTCATGGCCCTGCAGGCGACACGCCTGGACGAAACCGGCAATTTAACCCCTGAGCAGGCATCTCTGGCCAAATTCACCTGTACCCGCACGGCCCGTACCATCGCCGCCAACGCCCGGGACCTGCTTGGCGGCAACGGGATCCTGGTGGCCAACCGTGTAGCCCGGCATATGGCTGACATTGAAGCCCTCCACACCTATGAAGGCACTGAGACCATACAAGCCCTGATAATCGGGCGGTCCATCACAGGAATATCTGCATTCGCCTGA
- a CDS encoding acetyl-CoA C-acetyltransferase, which produces MNTDATTPVILGGARTPFGRFRGALTPFSATDLGSLAIRAALERSGVAATQIDAVVVGQVIQAGARQGPARQASLGAGIAWDVPTVTVNKLCISGLTAIIDAARMIRGGEADFVVAAGQESMTNAPHLVKGLRTGVTIGDTPLVDSLNHDGLQDPFSGELMGSATDAGNAARSISRQHQDEVSALSHQRAETARAAGIFAEEIVPVEIPQRRGPALTLEADEGIRPGTTVEDLAALKPAFAKGEQATITAGSSSPLSDGAAAVVIASKAAAKAAGLEWIAEIGAHGQTAGPDGYLHSQPSRAIAAALKREGLTTQQLDLIEVNEAFASVVIQSAKDLGIDPDRINAEGGAIALGHPVGASGARLVLHQALALKRRGGGTGVVALCGGGGQGDALILKA; this is translated from the coding sequence ATGAACACCGATGCCACTACTCCCGTCATTCTCGGCGGCGCCCGAACCCCCTTCGGGCGCTTCCGGGGTGCCCTCACGCCGTTCTCCGCCACCGACCTCGGTTCCCTCGCCATCCGTGCAGCTCTGGAGCGCAGCGGCGTAGCCGCCACACAGATTGATGCCGTTGTTGTCGGCCAGGTCATCCAGGCCGGCGCTCGCCAGGGACCGGCCCGGCAGGCAAGCCTGGGCGCCGGCATCGCCTGGGACGTCCCTACGGTGACGGTAAACAAGCTCTGCATTTCCGGCCTAACCGCCATAATCGACGCTGCCCGGATGATCCGGGGCGGAGAGGCCGACTTTGTCGTGGCCGCCGGCCAGGAATCGATGACCAACGCTCCGCACCTGGTTAAGGGGCTACGGACAGGTGTAACCATAGGAGACACGCCCCTGGTGGACTCGCTGAACCACGACGGTCTGCAGGACCCGTTCAGCGGTGAACTTATGGGCTCGGCCACGGACGCCGGTAACGCCGCACGCAGCATCAGCCGCCAGCACCAGGACGAGGTCTCCGCCCTGTCCCACCAGCGCGCCGAAACCGCCCGCGCCGCGGGCATCTTCGCGGAGGAAATCGTCCCCGTGGAGATCCCGCAGCGACGGGGACCAGCGTTGACGCTCGAGGCCGACGAAGGCATCCGCCCCGGAACGACCGTGGAGGACCTCGCGGCGCTCAAGCCGGCCTTCGCGAAGGGTGAGCAGGCAACCATCACCGCAGGTTCCTCCTCTCCGCTCTCCGACGGGGCCGCAGCGGTGGTCATTGCCAGCAAGGCTGCCGCCAAAGCGGCAGGCCTGGAATGGATCGCAGAAATCGGCGCACACGGCCAGACCGCCGGCCCGGACGGGTACCTGCATTCTCAACCGTCACGAGCCATCGCGGCAGCACTCAAACGTGAAGGACTCACCACTCAGCAGTTGGACCTCATTGAGGTCAATGAAGCCTTCGCCTCCGTAGTCATCCAGTCCGCCAAAGACCTTGGCATCGATCCCGACCGCATTAACGCCGAGGGCGGAGCTATCGCCCTCGGACACCCGGTCGGCGCCTCTGGCGCCCGGCTGGTCCTGCACCAGGCACTGGCGCTCAAGCGCCGCGGCGGCGGGACCGGCGTCGTTGCCCTGTGCGGCGGCGGAGGGCAGGGCGACGCCCTGATCCTCAAGGCATAA